The genomic region ATGTCCTCAGTGGTCGGAGCGTGGCACATTCTCGATCCACAGATTTCGCAGATGACACAAAAGGGTTAAGACAAAGCAAATCGACTGGTCGGTTAAGCACAAACCAGAATAAACCTGTTTAAAGCCGTGAGGTGTCTGTTTGGTCCTGTGGTTTTCCTCTCCGCGGATCTCTGTGCCTCTGCGTTGCAGATTTGGCGCCGGGTAATGCGCGTGCAGCAAGCTTCGGCTGCTGAAAGCGGGAGCAAGCTCCCGCACTCCAAAATCGGTTATCCAACACCCGATTGCCGCATGAGCACATAGATGACCCACGGGGCGACCCTCGTTTCATTGACCCACTGGTAGGGCTCATCGCCTTGGGCCAGGGGTTTGTACGTTGCGCCCAGACTTAGTCCGGCGCGGGCGTACACATCGCGGTACGATTCATCGGTCCAGAGAATGTCTTCGGTGGGCCTGCGGTCGGCGAAGTCGGTGGTGATGATTTTCACCGTGTCTCCCGAGCGAGCCAATCGGTTCTCGGGGTAGTCCTTCGTCGAGAACGACGCCCACTCATGGGTATAGATTTCAGGTGACGAGACGACGCTGACCATCTTTCCCGTGGAACTCAACAGTGCTCCAAGATCGTGGAACAGCCGCACCTTTGTTTCAAACCCGGGGATGTTGTCGAAGGTGAAGAGGGAAACGGCAAGATCGAACGCCCTGGCCTGAAATTCGCTCAAGTCATCATCCTTGACCAGCCGGTAGTCCCCGCCGGGGTCAATCGCCCTGGCCTTCGCGATCATCTCGGGTGCGATATCGACGCCCACCACGTCGAAGCCAAGCTGCCGCACAAATCGGGTCGAACGCCCGGTGCCGCAGCCGAAATCGAGTGCCCGAGTTCCGGTGACGTGCTCCCGGACAATGGCGGGAAGGTCTCTGTAAGCCAGGTAGTAGGTATTGGCGAATTCGAGCTGCGCGTACGCCTCGGCCCGAGTGGTGTCTCCATAGCAGTTGGTGAAGGCCATACGAATCTTTCCTTATCTCGCCACGTCCCATGCCCCCATGCGCCCTCTCATGGAGTCAGGGACAGACACCTTTTCCTAAGCAACCTTGCAGGAATGTCAGCAAGGCGGGTGTCTGTCCCTCTTTCTCTCATGCGTCCTCTCATGGAGTCAGGGACAGACACCTTTTCCTAAGCAACCTTGCAGGAATGTCAGCAAGGCAGGTGTCTGTCCCTCTTTCTCTTCATGAACTCCGGTAGAAACGGTTCCAGCACCTGTTGCTGTTCCGGGGACAGGTACTTGAAGCCCTTGAGTTCGCCATAACAGTTCGGAGCGCCGCAATGACAGACGAACTTCTCGTGAAGCTCCCAATCGGTGGTCAGGTAATTACAGGTGAGCTCCTCGCCGGCCTCAAGGTTGCGCAGCGCCCGCAGGAAGACGCCAGCCCAGTCCACATAGGTGTTTGGAGCGCAAGAGTGATTCAGGCACGCATTTGAATCGGGTGTGCCGTCGATGTGCCGGTTCTTGTCGATCTGAATCGAGTACCGCGTGGGATGATCGATGATCGGGCCATCGTAGGTGACGAGGATCTCATCCTTCGAGACGGGCCTCAGCACGAAGAGTCCGCGCTGATGGTCTGGGCGCAGCTGCACCGTGACTCCATTCACAAGCGACACCTCAATCTCCTTCAATCAAAGCTCCGCACTGCAAAAGGGCACGACTCACAAAAGTATGCTTTAACGGGTACCCGATTGTCTACTGAGGTGATCGGAAAGAGTGACGGATGACCGCATCTGTCGGAGTAGTTCGCTTGGGCGGCAGTGATCCCGTCCGCCAGGGCGGAGATCGCGCGTCTTTTCCTGCCGGTCGCAAAAGCCCGTGATCTCCGCCGGTCTTTGCGGCTCCGCGGTGCAAATTTGGTGGCGGCTACGGTGTCTTGTGCCGGAGGCGATCGAGTGCAGCGGTGCAGTGCTGAGGCGTAAACTTCTCTCCGTTAAGGCCGTACTCGGCGCTGGGGTCACACGGATAATTCGTCGCCAGATATTCAA from Terriglobia bacterium harbors:
- a CDS encoding SET domain-containing protein-lysine N-methyltransferase gives rise to the protein MSLVNGVTVQLRPDHQRGLFVLRPVSKDEILVTYDGPIIDHPTRYSIQIDKNRHIDGTPDSNACLNHSCAPNTYVDWAGVFLRALRNLEAGEELTCNYLTTDWELHEKFVCHCGAPNCYGELKGFKYLSPEQQQVLEPFLPEFMKRKRDRHLPC
- a CDS encoding methyltransferase domain-containing protein, which gives rise to MAFTNCYGDTTRAEAYAQLEFANTYYLAYRDLPAIVREHVTGTRALDFGCGTGRSTRFVRQLGFDVVGVDIAPEMIAKARAIDPGGDYRLVKDDDLSEFQARAFDLAVSLFTFDNIPGFETKVRLFHDLGALLSSTGKMVSVVSSPEIYTHEWASFSTKDYPENRLARSGDTVKIITTDFADRRPTEDILWTDESYRDVYARAGLSLGATYKPLAQGDEPYQWVNETRVAPWVIYVLMRQSGVG